A genome region from Anastrepha ludens isolate Willacy chromosome 3, idAnaLude1.1, whole genome shotgun sequence includes the following:
- the LOC128858806 gene encoding ras-interacting protein RIP3, translating into MVAIEHRQKSSTAATATATATSAATINIAVLSPTSSASSTSAASNTTTTTTSSIQPQPQHQHQQQQQQQQQQQLIEKPEEEKKQLVEETLKITQKSPKQKHTNIQSDKMSQLESPADTKTSEKQQQHNKTGGGAVSKSAVSQRNVDIKIAKKSNLDAATKELTKKVLKLDLTGKDLDEFSIKSPKSPIARLPHQTSLTSSVDVEDRKTLREALYQGIFHRHRRTIFAVGSFLRMLRSRNSQYNTIRSSSEGEDVDEVR; encoded by the exons ATGGTTGCAATCGAACATCGTCAAAAGTCAtcgacagcagcaacagcaacagccacAGCGACATCAGCAGCAACAATCAACATAGCCGTACTATCGCCAACATCGTCTGCCTCTTCAACGTCGGCTGCTTCGAATACTACTACGACGACCACTTCAAGTattcaacctcaacctcaacatcaacatcaacaacaacaacaacagcagcaacaacaacaactaatagAGAAACCGGAGGAGGAGAAGAAGCAGTTGGTGGAAGAAACTCtgaaaataactcaaaaatcgcCAAAACAAAAGCATACAAATATTCAATCAGATAAAATGTCACAGCTGGAATCACCCGCCGATACAAAAACTTcggagaaacaacaacaacataacaaGACTGGCGGTGGTGCTGTCTCGAAGAGTGCGGTTAGTCAGCGTAATGTCGAtataaaaattgccaaaaaatcgaatttggaCGCAGCAACCAAGGAGCTTACGAAGAAGGTACTCAAGCTGGATTTGACGGGGAAGGATTTAGATGAGTTCTCCATTAAATCACCAAAATCGCCAATAG CGCGCTTGCCGCATCAAACATCGCTTACCTCCTCGGTCGATGTGGAGGATAGGAAAACGTTACGTGAGGCCTTATACCAGGGTATATTTCATCGCCATCGAAGAACAATTTTCGCTGTGGGTAGCTTCTTACGAATGTTACGCAGTCGCAATTCACAATACAATACCATACGTAGCTCGTCCGAGGGCGAGGATGTGGATGAAGTTAGATAA